In the genome of Arachis stenosperma cultivar V10309 chromosome 2, arast.V10309.gnm1.PFL2, whole genome shotgun sequence, the window GAGTGTTTTGATGACTTGGCTTCAAGACTATTTTTCAAGCAGGTCGAGAACGATGATGAGAAGTATTTTGTGATGCATGATCTCATGCATGACTTGGCAACTTTTCTTGCTGGAGATCTTTGTTGTAGATTTGGTGAAAAAGAAGAGATGAGTATTCTAACTCGGCATTTGTCATACAATCACTCAATTCCTGTGAAAACATGCTCCTCTAGTAAAAACAAATCTTTGAGGACATTATTGTATATCAATAATGGAGCTCCTTTCTGGAAACCACGCACAACATTTCAATGTGACATATTGTCAAAGAATAAATATTTGAGAGTTTTGTCCTTTGATACACTCAATATATTTCCATATTCAACAGCTAAAAAATTGATCCAATTGCGCTATTTGGATCTATCTTGGAGTGATGTTAAGATATTGCCCGAGTCATTATGCAACATGTGCAATCTACAAACCTTGAAGTTAGAAGGCTGTTCAAAGCTGACTATGCTGCCCAATGGCATGTATAATCTTGTGAATTTGCGGCATCTTAATATAAGGCGTACGCCTCTGGAAAAAATGCCAAAAGGAATGGGCAAATTAAAACAGTTGCACATTTTAAGCAACTTTGTGGTGGGaaagcaagaagacaatggaatCCAAGAGTTAGGAGGGCTTTTAAATCTTCATGGATCACTTGAGATTCAGAAATTGGAGAATGTGGTTGATGCAAATGAGGCAAGGAGTGCAAGGATAATAGATAAGAAGCACATTGAGGAGTTATTGTTGAAATGGTCTGTGTCTTCAGGTGATGATATGGTCTCAAACACACATACTGATGAACAAGATATACTTCGGGGCTTGCAACCACACACTGGCTTGAAAAAGTTGACCGTTGATGAATACAAAGGTAAAATATTTCCAGATTGGATTGGGAATTCCTTGTACCAAAACATGACAAGTGTATCTCTCATGTCTTGCAAGAATTGCGACATGCTGCCTTCACTTGGACAGCTGCCATCTCTCAAGTCCCTCCGCATTGAAAGGTTTGATCAGCTAAAGAGCATTGGCAAGGAGTTTTACAAGAATGAAGGCCATCAACATTCTTCGCCTATTGCACCGTTTTTCTCACTAGAGGAATTGATATTTTATATTATGCCAAGTTGGGAGGAGTGGCACTTACCTGACTCAGAAGCCTTTCCTCAGCTCAAGATCCTTCAAATAAGAGAGTGTCCAATGTTAAAGGGAGATATTCTTAGTCAGGTATTAGTGAGAATCGTTTCTTCCTCATCGGATGTTTCCAAAGTGCGCCAACTTGGAATACGAGAAGATTATCAATTATGGGATAAAGAGATGAGTCTTGATGGGGATAGTTTAACAATTTGTGGATTTGAATCTGTGACGGAGTATGCATTTAAGACAAGGATCATCCACCATCTAACTTCCCTCCAAGAAATGCTCATCTCATGGTGTGAGTCTGTTGTATCCTTGGGGGTTAATTGTTTACCCAAATCTTTGCAAAAGCTCAGAATATATAGGTGCAGCCAAATTGAATTACTCCAGCAACAACAGAAATATGATTTGGTAGATCTACGGATAGAAGAGAGCTGTGATTCACTGACCTCATTGTCGTTGGATGCCTTTCCCAATCTCCAGAATCTCCAGATAGAACAGTGTTCAAATCTGGAATCAATTTCAATGTCAGAGCCAACACACGCTGCTCTTCAACGTCTCACCATCCGTCAATGCTCCAAATTTGTGTCATTGCCATCTGACATGAATAGTCTTCTCCCAAATTTACAGTTTCTGGACATACAAGGTTGCCAAAACATTTGTAGGTGGCCAGAGGGTGGTTTGCCGCCTAACCTGAAAGAGCTTAGGGTAGGAGAATGCGAGCAACAAGTGAGGGGTCTATCATGGTTGGGCAAGTTGGACAACCTCACTCATCTCAGCATTTCTGGTGTTGGGTGTGAGAGCATAAAGTCATACCCAGAGGTGGGTTCGCTGCCTCGCCTTCCCTCCCTCACCACTCTACATATCCAACACTTTCATAATCTGGAGACATTGGAGTGCACCGAGCTTCTCCGCCTCACCTCCCTCCAACAGTTAATAGTTGCAGATTGTGAGAAGCTGAAGAATATGGAAGGAGAAAAGCTGCCTCCCTCTCTCTTACTACTTCAACTTTATTTCTGTGGTTTGCTGGGCGAACACTGCGAGAACAAGCATCAACAAATTTGGTCCAAAATTTCCTACATCCCCACCGTTCAAGGCTATGGCAGACTAGTTTCCTGAGCAGGTAATTCTCTAACCTTCATGTTTGTCATGCTACCACAATTAAATTCACACATGCATAAATTTCCTTTTCCTTCAAGTCaatctttttctctttctttaaaCAATATTAACCACTTCAGCTCATGCCAACTGCAAAATTTGCattcttttatttcatttatcGGAAAAGCTCTCAGTTTGCAGCTCTAGTTAAAGAAATATCCTTTCTTACTCTCGGAAACAGTCTTTGCTATATGTAATACTTGTTAACTCATATGTTTCAAAAGAAAATCACATTTAAAGAGGATGATAACAATTACCAtgaaacaaaaattgaaacaCAGGGAATATCCTTTTTCCATGTATCCAACATTTGAGATTTATTTTAGATGTATTAAACAAATGGATGaattaaatttacttttttaatgtttttactATCTTCTGCAGGTGGCTTGTGTACATATCAAGATGTAATCCTATACATTGGCTATATATCTTCATTTAATTCTAAGATCATTTGAGGTGGTAATTAAGCCGGATTAAGGTGTTGGGAACCAGATACTGTGTTTTCTGATTTTGGCTTAATGTTATTAAAAAGCAAGGACATGATGGAGAAAGTTAGGGTAGTGGCACTTATTATTGAAAAGCTTTTTGGTTGTAGGTATATTTTTCTATTCctctctataattttatttttgctaTTTTCCACAAGAAAAACTAAATGA includes:
- the LOC130960545 gene encoding putative disease resistance RPP13-like protein 1, with the protein product MAEALVVGALVSGFANVVLDRLISPEFVNLVVGKKLDRKLVERLKTAILAAKALVADAEQKQFGNELVREWLDSLKDALYTADDLLDRVFIKAQIRNKVRIRLPHFLDLPHRKSNREMMTKIEDVVERIVDLEKRKETLGLKEIPTGSSSWRPPSTSLVKGNVFGRDGDQQALIKMLNDNNHHNLSVISIVGMGGVGKTTLAQWLYNNKDLMDGVDLKAWICVSENFDVVETTKNVIKAISSGVCSLNSFDLLQQDLKKKLSEKKFFIVLDDVWSEDADKWNGFITPFQHGTKGSTILLTTRKVNVGRIVQHYNSYTLNQLSDDYCWSIFAENASFPESNGSSELEEIGRKIVERCDGLPLAAETLGRLLRSERRVEEWNKILSSDIWEFSVANCKIVPALLLSYHHLPTHLKGCFVYCSLYPKDYQIDKDELILLWMAEDLLRPPKRGETLEEVGCECFDDLASRLFFKQVENDDEKYFVMHDLMHDLATFLAGDLCCRFGEKEEMSILTRHLSYNHSIPVKTCSSSKNKSLRTLLYINNGAPFWKPRTTFQCDILSKNKYLRVLSFDTLNIFPYSTAKKLIQLRYLDLSWSDVKILPESLCNMCNLQTLKLEGCSKLTMLPNGMYNLVNLRHLNIRRTPLEKMPKGMGKLKQLHILSNFVVGKQEDNGIQELGGLLNLHGSLEIQKLENVVDANEARSARIIDKKHIEELLLKWSVSSGDDMVSNTHTDEQDILRGLQPHTGLKKLTVDEYKGKIFPDWIGNSLYQNMTSVSLMSCKNCDMLPSLGQLPSLKSLRIERFDQLKSIGKEFYKNEGHQHSSPIAPFFSLEELIFYIMPSWEEWHLPDSEAFPQLKILQIRECPMLKGDILSQVLVRIVSSSSDVSKVRQLGIREDYQLWDKEMSLDGDSLTICGFESVTEYAFKTRIIHHLTSLQEMLISWCESVVSLGVNCLPKSLQKLRIYRCSQIELLQQQQKYDLVDLRIEESCDSLTSLSLDAFPNLQNLQIEQCSNLESISMSEPTHAALQRLTIRQCSKFVSLPSDMNSLLPNLQFLDIQGCQNICRWPEGGLPPNLKELRVGECEQQVRGLSWLGKLDNLTHLSISGVGCESIKSYPEVGSLPRLPSLTTLHIQHFHNLETLECTELLRLTSLQQLIVADCEKLKNMEGEKLPPSLLLLQLYFCGLLGEHCENKHQQIWSKISYIPTVQGYGRLVS